In one Desulfoferula mesophila genomic region, the following are encoded:
- a CDS encoding L-threonylcarbamoyladenylate synthase, which translates to MSALVLALDPEQPSPVFLNWAAQELADGGLVIYPTETLYAVAADAANPQALERLAGLKGREPDKPFGLIISHPRETEALAAEITPTACELMARHWPGPLTIILEAKPGLHPSLVQRGGVAMRCSPHPVAQGLAQALGRAITATSANLSGQPAPDRAGDLDQSLVDGCAVLLDAGPTPGGPASTVVDARQDPPVVLRQGAIAI; encoded by the coding sequence TTGTCCGCCCTGGTCCTGGCCCTGGACCCCGAACAGCCCAGCCCGGTGTTCCTCAACTGGGCGGCCCAGGAGCTGGCGGACGGCGGGCTGGTCATCTACCCCACCGAGACGCTCTACGCCGTGGCGGCCGACGCGGCCAACCCCCAGGCCCTGGAGCGCCTGGCCGGCCTCAAGGGCCGCGAGCCGGACAAGCCTTTCGGCCTGATTATCAGCCACCCCCGGGAGACCGAGGCGCTGGCGGCGGAGATCACCCCCACCGCCTGCGAGTTGATGGCCCGCCATTGGCCCGGCCCCCTGACCATAATCCTGGAGGCCAAACCAGGCCTGCACCCCAGCCTGGTGCAGCGGGGCGGGGTGGCCATGCGCTGCTCGCCCCACCCCGTGGCCCAGGGCCTGGCCCAGGCGCTGGGCCGGGCCATCACCGCCACCAGCGCCAACCTGAGCGGGCAACCGGCCCCGGACCGGGCCGGGGATTTGGACCAGTCCCTGGTGGATGGCTGCGCGGTGCTTTTGGACGCGGGCCCCACGCCGGGCGGCCCGGCCAGCACGGTGGTGGACGCCCGCCAGGATCCGCCGGTGGTGTTGCGGCAGGGGGCGATAGCAATCTAG
- a CDS encoding archease gives MTRGSGTLEHTADLGLWVRADSLAGLFAEAPAALAELMVSGPRDGELAWLPVSFTGVDYAELLVQLLSEVVYLWDAEGLLTVAAKVAEITPGTLEARLGVIPADFRRHQPNEPVKAVTYHDASVEPEGSGGWRAKVILDV, from the coding sequence ATGACGCGAGGTTCGGGAACCCTGGAACACACCGCCGATTTGGGACTGTGGGTGCGGGCCGACAGCCTGGCCGGGCTTTTCGCCGAGGCCCCGGCGGCCCTGGCCGAGCTGATGGTCAGCGGCCCCCGCGACGGCGAGCTGGCCTGGCTGCCGGTGAGCTTCACCGGGGTGGACTACGCCGAGCTGTTGGTGCAGCTGCTCTCCGAGGTGGTCTATCTGTGGGACGCCGAGGGGCTACTCACCGTGGCGGCCAAGGTGGCGGAGATAACCCCCGGCACCCTGGAGGCGCGCCTGGGGGTCATCCCGGCCGACTTTCGCCGGCACCAACCCAACGAGCCGGTCAAGGCGGTGACCTATCATGATGCCAGCGTGGAGCCGGAGGGTAGCGGCGGCTGGCGGGCAAAGGTCATCTTGGATGTCTAG
- a CDS encoding cyclic nucleotide-binding domain-containing protein, producing MDYADILAQVPLFAPMKKRELKKIAEAVEELAYEPGEMVITEGERDARLFVLLEGEVEVIKGLGQPGQRLLARLGPGGYFGEMSVWGDAVRTASVRATDSARMLSLGDFNLRQAMERHPYIAVELLNVMSRRMQQMEERLLGVLGGLVPICASCKNIRQADGSWISVERFVEEHSEADFTHGLCPECKKRLYPELEN from the coding sequence ATGGACTACGCGGATATCTTGGCCCAGGTGCCCCTGTTCGCGCCCATGAAAAAGCGCGAGCTCAAAAAAATCGCCGAAGCCGTCGAGGAGCTCGCATACGAGCCCGGCGAGATGGTCATCACCGAGGGCGAGCGCGACGCCCGCCTGTTCGTGCTCCTGGAGGGCGAGGTGGAGGTGATCAAGGGCTTGGGGCAACCCGGCCAGCGCCTGCTGGCCCGCCTGGGGCCGGGGGGTTATTTCGGCGAGATGTCGGTTTGGGGCGACGCGGTGCGCACCGCCAGCGTGCGGGCCACGGACTCGGCCCGCATGCTCAGCCTGGGGGATTTCAACCTGCGCCAGGCCATGGAGCGCCATCCTTACATCGCGGTGGAGCTACTCAACGTGATGAGCCGGCGCATGCAGCAGATGGAGGAGCGCCTCCTGGGGGTGCTGGGGGGCCTGGTGCCCATCTGCGCCAGTTGCAAGAACATCCGCCAGGCGGACGGCAGCTGGATTTCGGTGGAGCGCTTCGTGGAGGAGCACTCCGAGGCCGACTTCACCCACGGCCTGTGTCCCGAGTGCAAGAAGCGCCTTTATCCCGAGCTGGAGAACTAG
- a CDS encoding acyl-CoA dehydrogenase family protein has translation MQYGLTEEQIMLRDTVRRLAQDQLLPGAAARDEKEEFAWDAVEVFRENGIFACDFKEEYGGAQMGLLAFALAVEEVAKVCASSSVILLVHELGAMPMMLAGSAEQKAKWFPGLASGEHLVAFGLTEPGAGSDVAGLRTRAEKKGDKYVINGTKQFISHADVAQYICIAAVTDPEKAPHKGGQSIIVVEKGTPGLSIGKKEHKMGIHGSTTCEVILEDCEVPAANLLGNEGDGFPILMKTLDFTRPCVAAQALGIAQGALDYAVDYAKERVQFGKAIIKNQGLNWMLADMDTSVEAARQLVYKTCAVFEQVPKDLSRVPVEAMRLSAMAKLVAGDTAMKVTTDAVQVLGGYGYVKEYPVERMMRDAKITQIYEGTSQVQKMVIGGLL, from the coding sequence ATGCAATACGGACTGACCGAAGAGCAGATCATGCTGCGCGACACGGTGCGGCGTTTGGCCCAGGACCAGCTTTTGCCGGGCGCGGCGGCGCGGGACGAGAAAGAGGAGTTCGCCTGGGACGCAGTGGAGGTGTTCCGGGAGAACGGCATCTTTGCCTGCGACTTCAAGGAGGAGTACGGCGGGGCGCAGATGGGGCTCTTGGCCTTTGCCCTGGCGGTGGAGGAGGTGGCCAAGGTCTGCGCCAGCTCTTCGGTGATCCTTTTGGTGCACGAGCTGGGGGCCATGCCCATGATGCTGGCGGGCAGCGCCGAGCAGAAGGCCAAGTGGTTCCCGGGCCTGGCCAGCGGCGAGCATCTGGTGGCCTTCGGGCTCACGGAGCCGGGGGCGGGCAGCGACGTGGCGGGGCTGCGCACCCGGGCCGAGAAAAAGGGCGACAAGTACGTCATCAACGGCACCAAGCAGTTCATCAGCCACGCCGACGTGGCCCAGTACATCTGCATCGCCGCGGTGACCGACCCGGAAAAGGCCCCCCACAAGGGCGGCCAGAGCATCATCGTGGTGGAAAAGGGCACGCCGGGGCTGAGCATCGGCAAAAAAGAGCACAAGATGGGCATCCACGGCTCCACCACCTGCGAGGTGATTTTGGAGGACTGCGAGGTGCCGGCGGCCAACCTCTTGGGCAACGAGGGCGACGGCTTCCCCATTCTGATGAAGACGCTGGACTTCACCCGGCCCTGCGTGGCGGCCCAGGCGCTGGGCATCGCCCAGGGGGCGCTGGACTACGCGGTGGACTACGCCAAGGAGCGGGTGCAGTTCGGCAAGGCCATCATCAAGAACCAGGGCCTCAACTGGATGCTGGCCGACATGGACACCTCGGTGGAGGCGGCCCGCCAGTTGGTCTACAAGACCTGCGCGGTGTTCGAGCAGGTGCCCAAGGATCTGAGCCGGGTGCCGGTGGAGGCCATGCGTTTGTCGGCCATGGCCAAGCTCGTGGCCGGGGACACGGCCATGAAGGTCACCACGGACGCGGTGCAGGTGTTGGGCGGCTACGGCTACGTGAAGGAATACCCGGTGGAGCGCATGATGCGCGACGCCAAGATCACCCAGATCTACGAGGGCACCAGCCAGGTGCAGAAGATGGTGATCGGCGGTCTGCTGTAG
- a CDS encoding nitroreductase family protein translates to MSIVVDREKCNKDGLCALDCPIGIITMDGPDGFPAAAPGFEELCIDCGHCVAVCTKAALSQGGITPRQCLPLDAPPLSPEQIAQLLKGRRSIRRYKDQPLEQSTIARLLDMARYAPSGHNVQPVKWLVLSGREQLLELAGIVADWMRYIIKHEPALAAAMHLEQAVAVWDSGKDRILRGAPHVVVAYGEAKNSMVPAPCILALGYLELAAYTLGLGACWAGYFNRAAATFPPMIEALDLPKGMLPYGALMLGVPQYKYQRIPPRKPLEVTWR, encoded by the coding sequence ATGAGCATCGTGGTCGATCGGGAAAAATGCAATAAGGACGGGCTGTGCGCCCTGGATTGCCCCATAGGCATCATCACCATGGACGGGCCCGACGGCTTCCCCGCCGCGGCGCCGGGCTTCGAGGAGCTGTGCATCGACTGCGGCCACTGCGTGGCGGTGTGCACCAAGGCGGCCCTGAGCCAAGGGGGCATCACCCCCCGCCAGTGCCTGCCCCTGGACGCCCCGCCCCTGAGCCCCGAGCAGATCGCCCAGCTGCTCAAGGGCCGCCGCTCCATACGCCGCTACAAGGACCAGCCCCTGGAGCAGAGCACCATCGCCCGCCTGCTGGACATGGCCCGCTACGCCCCCAGCGGCCACAACGTGCAGCCGGTGAAGTGGCTGGTGCTCTCGGGCCGCGAGCAGTTGCTCGAGCTGGCAGGCATCGTGGCCGATTGGATGCGTTACATCATCAAGCACGAGCCCGCCCTGGCCGCCGCCATGCACCTGGAGCAAGCGGTGGCGGTGTGGGATTCGGGCAAGGACCGCATCCTGCGCGGCGCGCCCCACGTGGTGGTGGCCTATGGCGAGGCCAAGAACTCCATGGTGCCGGCGCCCTGCATCCTGGCCCTGGGCTATCTGGAGCTGGCCGCCTACACCCTGGGCCTGGGGGCCTGCTGGGCGGGCTACTTCAACCGCGCCGCCGCCACCTTCCCGCCCATGATCGAGGCCCTGGACCTGCCTAAGGGCATGCTCCCCTACGGCGCGCTCATGCTGGGCGTGCCTCAATACAAATACCAGCGCATACCTCCGCGCAAGCCCCTGGAGGTGACCTGGCGCTAA
- a CDS encoding RtcB family protein produces the protein MAKLQQLDAYSWRLPREGGMRCDGVVYADAELVRALEGDGTLGQLRGVASLPGIQGPALAMPDAHQGYGFPIGGVGAFDPHEGVVSPGGVGYDINCGVRLLRSRLSAQELGEPRLIALADALAASVPAGVGAGGAHQLGDKELSRILEQGAAWAVGRGQGTAADLEFCEAGGALPGADSAAVSQRALQRGRGQAGSLGAGNHFIELAVVEEVYDQRAAEAFGLSQGLLVLWLHSGSRGLGHQVCDDYLKRLAKDPDALRPPDRQLIAAPPDSPVGRDYLAAMAAAANFAFNNRQLLAQACREVLGRVLGLGPAGLGLGLVYDVAHNVAKREKHQVEGKEKELIVHRKGATRALGPGHPELPGRYRAVGQPVLIPGDMGTASYVCVGTAAAMAHTFASAAHGAGRAMSRTQAKKAARGRDLRAELAARQVVVRAASGKTLAEEMPEAYKDVDQVVRVMHGAGIATLVARTKPLAVVKG, from the coding sequence ATGGCCAAGCTGCAACAACTGGACGCCTATAGCTGGCGGCTGCCCCGCGAGGGCGGGATGCGCTGCGACGGGGTGGTCTATGCCGACGCCGAGCTGGTGCGCGCCCTGGAGGGCGACGGCACCCTGGGGCAGTTGCGCGGCGTGGCCTCCCTGCCCGGCATCCAGGGCCCGGCCCTGGCCATGCCCGACGCCCATCAAGGCTACGGCTTCCCCATCGGCGGGGTGGGGGCCTTCGATCCCCACGAGGGCGTGGTCTCCCCCGGCGGGGTGGGCTACGACATCAACTGCGGGGTGCGCCTGCTGCGCTCCCGCCTGTCGGCCCAGGAATTGGGCGAGCCGCGCCTCATCGCCCTGGCCGACGCGCTGGCCGCCTCGGTGCCCGCCGGGGTGGGCGCGGGCGGGGCCCACCAGCTGGGCGACAAGGAGCTGTCCCGCATCCTGGAGCAGGGCGCGGCCTGGGCGGTGGGCCGGGGTCAGGGCACGGCCGCGGACCTGGAGTTTTGCGAGGCCGGGGGCGCCCTGCCCGGCGCCGATTCGGCGGCGGTGAGCCAGCGGGCCCTACAGCGAGGCCGGGGCCAGGCGGGCAGCCTGGGGGCGGGCAATCACTTCATCGAGCTGGCCGTGGTGGAAGAGGTCTACGACCAGCGGGCGGCCGAGGCCTTCGGCCTGAGCCAGGGCCTCTTGGTGCTGTGGCTCCATTCGGGCAGCCGGGGCCTGGGCCACCAGGTGTGCGACGACTACCTCAAGCGCCTGGCCAAGGACCCCGACGCCCTGCGCCCGCCGGACCGCCAACTCATCGCCGCCCCGCCGGACAGCCCGGTGGGCCGCGACTATCTGGCGGCCATGGCCGCGGCGGCCAACTTCGCCTTCAACAACCGCCAGCTCTTGGCCCAGGCCTGCCGCGAGGTGTTGGGCCGGGTGCTGGGCCTGGGGCCCGCCGGGCTGGGCCTGGGCCTGGTCTACGACGTGGCCCACAACGTGGCCAAGCGGGAAAAGCACCAGGTGGAGGGCAAGGAGAAGGAGCTGATCGTGCACCGTAAGGGGGCGACCCGGGCCCTGGGGCCGGGACACCCCGAACTGCCCGGCCGCTACCGGGCGGTGGGCCAGCCGGTGCTCATCCCCGGCGACATGGGCACGGCCAGCTACGTATGCGTGGGCACCGCCGCCGCCATGGCCCATACCTTTGCCAGCGCGGCCCACGGCGCGGGCCGGGCCATGAGCCGCACCCAGGCCAAGAAGGCCGCCCGGGGCCGGGACCTCCGGGCCGAGCTGGCCGCCCGGCAGGTGGTGGTGCGCGCGGCCAGCGGCAAGACCCTGGCCGAGGAGATGCCCGAGGCCTACAAGGACGTGGACCAGGTGGTCAGGGTGATGCACGGGGCGGGCATCGCCACCCTGGTGGCCAGGACCAAGCCCCTGGCCGTGGTCAAGGGGTAG
- a CDS encoding thiolase family protein, whose amino-acid sequence MGRTAIGDFGGSLAKVRAHDLAAQVIKSLLEKTGVDPAQFDDVILGDCVQCPDEANTARTAMLKAGIPVEVPAVTIQRQCSSAMQALGMAATYIKVGDYDLVVAGGVESMSNAPYVSYDTRWGARLTHKGLQDAMWEMLHSGSPLLDPPGYIMGQTAENLARKYDISREDQDVVALRSHNNAEAAIAAGKFTDEIVPIPVPQRKGEPKLFDTDEHVRRGLTMGDLSRLKPAFAKDGTVTAGNASGLNDGAAVCIVASRAKAEEMGLTPLAKIHSFAAAGCPPEIMGWGPVPATQKLLKKTGVSLSDIELIELNEAFAAQYLACERGLELNRDITNVNGSGVGLGHPVGCTGARIVISLLGEMKRRGLSLGLATLCVGGGMGMSMLVENE is encoded by the coding sequence ATGGGCCGCACGGCCATCGGTGATTTCGGCGGCTCTTTGGCCAAGGTGCGGGCCCACGACCTGGCCGCCCAGGTGATAAAGTCCCTGCTGGAGAAAACCGGCGTGGACCCGGCCCAGTTCGACGACGTGATCCTGGGCGACTGCGTACAGTGCCCCGACGAGGCCAACACCGCCCGCACCGCCATGCTCAAGGCGGGCATCCCGGTGGAGGTGCCGGCGGTGACCATCCAGCGCCAGTGCTCCAGCGCCATGCAGGCCCTGGGCATGGCCGCCACCTACATCAAGGTGGGCGACTACGACCTGGTGGTGGCCGGCGGCGTGGAGTCCATGTCCAACGCCCCCTACGTGAGCTACGACACCCGCTGGGGCGCGCGCCTGACCCACAAGGGCCTGCAAGACGCCATGTGGGAGATGCTGCACTCCGGCTCGCCCCTACTCGACCCTCCCGGCTACATCATGGGCCAGACCGCCGAGAACCTGGCCCGCAAATACGACATCTCCCGCGAAGACCAGGACGTGGTGGCCCTCAGGAGCCACAACAACGCCGAGGCGGCCATCGCCGCCGGCAAGTTCACCGACGAAATCGTGCCCATCCCGGTGCCCCAGCGCAAGGGCGAGCCCAAGCTCTTCGACACCGACGAACACGTGCGCAGAGGCCTGACCATGGGCGACTTGTCGCGCCTGAAGCCCGCCTTTGCCAAGGACGGCACCGTGACCGCGGGCAACGCCTCGGGTCTCAACGACGGCGCGGCCGTGTGCATCGTGGCCTCCCGGGCCAAGGCCGAGGAAATGGGCCTAACCCCCCTGGCCAAGATCCACTCCTTTGCCGCGGCGGGCTGCCCCCCCGAGATCATGGGCTGGGGCCCGGTGCCCGCCACCCAGAAGCTACTCAAGAAAACCGGCGTCAGCCTGAGCGACATCGAGCTCATCGAGCTCAACGAGGCCTTCGCCGCCCAATACCTGGCCTGCGAGCGCGGCCTGGAGCTGAACCGCGACATCACCAACGTCAACGGCTCCGGCGTGGGCCTGGGCCACCCGGTGGGCTGCACCGGGGCCCGCATCGTCATCTCCCTCTTGGGCGAGATGAAGCGCCGGGGCCTGAGCCTGGGCCTGGCCACCCTGTGCGTGGGTGGCGGCATGGGTATGTCCATGCTGGTGGAGAACGAGTAA
- a CDS encoding GIY-YIG nuclease family protein has protein sequence MHRQYYVYIVTNQGNEVLYTGVTNDLARRIWEHKNGTAEGLTSRYNAGRLVYYEVFDDPQSAIAREKQLKSGSRKNKEKLVEGMNPGWQDLSEDMFGWE, from the coding sequence ATGCACCGACAATATTACGTCTACATCGTTACCAACCAAGGCAACGAAGTGCTCTATACCGGAGTCACCAACGACCTGGCACGCCGAATATGGGAACACAAAAACGGCACGGCCGAGGGCCTCACCAGCCGCTACAACGCGGGCCGTTTGGTCTACTACGAGGTTTTTGACGATCCTCAATCGGCCATCGCTCGCGAGAAGCAACTAAAGAGTGGGTCCCGAAAAAATAAAGAAAAGTTGGTCGAAGGCATGAATCCCGGCTGGCAGGATCTGAGCGAGGACATGTTCGGTTGGGAATGA
- a CDS encoding RNA recognition motif domain-containing protein produces the protein MAKKIFVGNLPFTTTSEELKEVFTAYGEVITAKVVTDRISGRSRGFGFVEMEPAAADAAIGALNGQDLGGRPLRVDAAKDRPPR, from the coding sequence ATGGCCAAAAAGATTTTTGTGGGCAATCTTCCCTTCACCACCACCTCGGAGGAACTAAAAGAGGTGTTCACCGCCTACGGGGAAGTAATCACCGCCAAAGTGGTCACGGACCGGATCAGCGGCAGGTCGCGGGGCTTTGGTTTCGTGGAGATGGAACCCGCGGCGGCGGACGCGGCGATCGGCGCCCTGAACGGCCAGGATCTGGGCGGCCGTCCCCTCCGGGTGGACGCGGCCAAGGATCGTCCGCCAAGGTAA
- a CDS encoding SIMPL domain-containing protein, protein MKDRSFSSALVLGLLIGLGVALAGLFVGQALYQVKAAERYVSVKGLAERLVPADQAIWPLTFNQTGNELPQLYQALEKDRQTIRKFLTAQGFKPEEISDAPPRVTDYYAQGYTGNRLPPNRYKIEASLTLSTKQVAQVKAAMQKSGDLVKGGIVLSHDYGREAEFLFTGLNQIKPQMIALATKNARAAAEQFARDSGSMVGGIRRANQGLFTIRNRDANTPDMKVVRVVSTVDFFLVND, encoded by the coding sequence GTGAAAGATCGATCCTTTTCTTCCGCCCTGGTTCTGGGGCTTTTGATCGGCCTGGGGGTGGCCCTGGCCGGGTTGTTCGTGGGCCAGGCCCTGTACCAGGTAAAGGCCGCCGAGCGCTATGTGAGCGTAAAGGGATTGGCGGAGCGGCTGGTGCCCGCCGACCAGGCTATATGGCCGCTAACCTTCAACCAGACCGGCAACGAGCTGCCCCAGCTCTACCAGGCCCTGGAAAAGGACCGCCAGACCATCCGCAAATTCCTCACCGCCCAGGGCTTCAAGCCCGAGGAGATCTCCGACGCCCCGCCCCGGGTGACCGATTATTACGCCCAGGGCTACACCGGCAACCGCCTGCCCCCCAACCGCTACAAGATCGAGGCCTCCCTCACCCTGAGCACCAAGCAGGTGGCCCAGGTCAAGGCGGCCATGCAAAAGAGCGGGGATCTGGTCAAGGGCGGCATCGTGCTCAGCCACGACTATGGGCGCGAGGCCGAGTTCCTCTTCACCGGCCTCAACCAGATCAAGCCGCAGATGATCGCCCTGGCCACCAAGAACGCCCGGGCCGCGGCCGAGCAGTTCGCCCGGGACTCGGGCAGCATGGTGGGCGGCATCCGCCGGGCCAACCAGGGACTGTTCACCATCCGCAACCGCGACGCCAACACTCCGGACATGAAGGTGGTGCGGGTGGTGTCTACCGTGGATTTCTTCCTAGTCAACGATTAG
- the mscL gene encoding large-conductance mechanosensitive channel protein MscL has translation MWSEFKKFAMRGNVVDMAVGIIIGAAFTSIVKSLVADIIMPPIGLILGNVDFSSLFWVLKEGSPAGPYLSLAAATKAGAVVIGYGVFINSVISFLIVAWCVFLLVRGMNRLQTKEEAPAEPTTKECPYCLSQVPIKAVKCAFCTSDLKD, from the coding sequence ATGTGGAGCGAGTTTAAAAAGTTCGCCATGCGCGGCAACGTGGTGGACATGGCGGTGGGCATCATCATCGGCGCGGCCTTCACCTCCATCGTCAAATCCCTGGTGGCCGACATCATCATGCCCCCCATCGGCCTGATCCTGGGCAACGTGGATTTTTCCAGCCTGTTCTGGGTGTTAAAGGAGGGCAGCCCCGCCGGGCCCTACCTCTCCCTGGCGGCGGCCACCAAGGCCGGGGCGGTGGTCATCGGTTACGGGGTGTTCATCAACAGCGTCATCAGCTTCTTGATCGTGGCCTGGTGCGTGTTCCTCTTGGTGCGGGGCATGAACCGCCTGCAGACCAAGGAGGAGGCCCCGGCCGAGCCCACCACCAAGGAGTGCCCCTACTGCCTGTCCCAGGTGCCCATCAAGGCGGTCAAATGCGCCTTTTGCACCTCTGATCTGAAGGACTGA
- the rarD gene encoding EamA family transporter RarD translates to MQRPSYTATGYILSMAAFFWWGLFPIYIKAVSVATPLEILAHRIVWCLPVCIFLIALWRQWGQLFRALAQPKVALTLLASATIVTLNWLIYIYSVESNQLLASSLGYFISPLVTLAMGMVFLRERPGRLKLMAMGLAALGTLNALLHQGGGLWIALTLALTFSTYGLIRKTVKIEAVAGLLVETALITPLALAWLLWQGYHGELVFGRDGWGISLLLACAGIITALPLIWFTAGARRVPLHAVGVMQYIGPSLQFLLAVAVYHETVSPSRLVTFALVWAGVALYLLASSPWLRKKKQEPGPEATPV, encoded by the coding sequence TTGCAACGTCCCTCTTACACCGCCACCGGCTACATCCTGTCCATGGCCGCCTTTTTTTGGTGGGGCCTGTTCCCCATCTACATCAAGGCGGTGAGCGTGGCCACTCCCCTGGAGATTTTGGCCCACCGCATCGTGTGGTGCCTGCCGGTGTGCATCTTTCTCATCGCCCTGTGGCGGCAGTGGGGCCAGCTTTTCCGCGCCCTGGCCCAACCCAAGGTGGCGCTGACCCTTTTGGCCAGCGCGACCATCGTCACCCTGAACTGGCTCATCTACATCTACTCGGTGGAGAGCAACCAACTGCTGGCCTCCAGCCTGGGCTACTTCATCTCGCCTCTGGTCACTTTGGCCATGGGTATGGTGTTCTTGCGGGAGCGCCCCGGCCGCCTGAAGCTGATGGCCATGGGCCTGGCCGCCCTGGGCACCCTCAACGCCCTGCTGCACCAGGGCGGGGGCCTGTGGATCGCCCTGACCCTGGCCCTCACCTTCAGCACCTACGGCCTGATTCGCAAGACGGTTAAGATCGAGGCGGTGGCCGGACTGTTGGTGGAGACCGCGCTCATCACCCCGCTGGCCCTGGCCTGGCTGTTGTGGCAGGGCTATCACGGCGAACTGGTCTTTGGCCGGGACGGCTGGGGCATCTCCCTGCTGCTGGCCTGCGCGGGCATCATCACCGCCCTGCCCCTGATCTGGTTCACCGCCGGGGCCCGGCGGGTGCCCCTGCACGCGGTGGGGGTCATGCAGTACATCGGGCCCAGCCTGCAGTTCCTGCTGGCGGTGGCCGTGTACCACGAGACGGTCTCCCCCTCGCGCCTGGTCACCTTCGCCCTGGTGTGGGCCGGGGTGGCGCTGTATCTGCTGGCCTCCAGCCCCTGGCTGCGCAAAAAGAAGCAGGAGCCGGGACCCGAGGCCACACCGGTCTAG